One segment of Paenibacillus sp. FSL R7-0337 DNA contains the following:
- a CDS encoding (2Fe-2S)-binding protein produces the protein MGNTGELQRAERYYICPEAIENAVVTLRLTELCMPAHAEHLLTTYASMLGTEDKRIAAAIFCTWIAGICGAKYVLLTAADPLAHALRLNNLSVQLIRTEGYPEFAFPIHNYREGIYDRNGNGNEIIDELGWFYTNEVRPIIAALAEASQTKAVMLWKHVYNQLYTFIEEDALDAPSECHRNLIHGQFQAVIWELKPEVFGLRSNPFRITPKFRTDPHPPHDTISVKATCCLAYKLRADHDYCGGCPIISTDGNSQLPVSWKDQW, from the coding sequence ATGGGCAACACTGGCGAGCTCCAGCGGGCTGAACGTTACTACATCTGCCCCGAAGCTATCGAGAACGCAGTGGTTACTTTACGACTGACCGAATTATGTATGCCCGCACATGCTGAGCATCTGCTTACCACTTATGCTTCCATGCTCGGGACTGAGGATAAACGGATAGCGGCAGCCATCTTCTGCACATGGATCGCCGGGATCTGCGGAGCTAAATACGTACTGCTCACAGCTGCAGACCCGCTGGCTCATGCCTTGCGACTGAATAACCTGTCTGTGCAGCTCATCCGCACAGAGGGGTATCCCGAATTTGCCTTCCCTATCCATAACTACCGGGAGGGTATCTATGACCGGAACGGGAATGGAAATGAGATCATAGATGAACTTGGGTGGTTCTACACGAACGAGGTCAGACCGATTATTGCGGCACTTGCTGAGGCTTCACAGACCAAAGCGGTAATGCTGTGGAAGCATGTCTATAATCAGTTGTATACTTTTATCGAAGAGGATGCTCTTGATGCTCCCAGTGAGTGCCATCGCAACCTGATCCACGGGCAATTCCAAGCTGTAATCTGGGAGTTGAAGCCGGAGGTATTCGGACTTCGCAGCAATCCGTTCCGTATCACCCCCAAGTTCAGGACGGACCCACACCCTCCGCACGATACGATATCTGTGAAAGCTACCTGCTGTCTGGCCTATAAGCTCAGAGCGGATCATGACTATTGCGGCGGATGTCCTATAATCTCTACAGATGGGAATTCCCAGCTACCTGTCTCATGGAAAGATCAATGGTAA
- a CDS encoding methyl-accepting chemotaxis protein: MSQLIQKRPVRSTSIANTLAIVLLVIILVVFSILGTFFYSSTRSILVSQQESMLMTKTQGIVSQFDALFKEKGALVKQMSTNSIFQKYIESTTPDQITTSPHAAEALATLADIVKSEPSFADAWVAGLSGKGYFLQNDGLASNSDFDIRARPYFKPVSESQGLYYSEPYADVISGKMLMGIFYPILNDSSQMIGFIAADIAFDDIPEIMQSYSLGTTGFSVLATRSGDILYHPDKAKVLKEKITDSPGDLGAIGKKMINGESGVSLIDDNGDPRYIGYATSKDTGWSVGLTITRQEALSELTSFTRTTITGFAVAALVLVFICYLTLRYLLRSIPKLLAAIKRIADGDLTVQLSDASRNEIGQIAHGIAGMVQKIQGMIQVIHNTTQVLAQSSQNLQAISTKTAITMNETATAINEIANATNYQSAESESILHKTGALSDQIDEITSDAQTVGTMVQTSAELSSSGLDLVEQLSKAAEDNHRSTQAMSSLIEDIDLSRHEISGIVGTVNQIATQTNLLALNASIEAARAGEHGRGFAVVAGEVRKLAEQTARATEEIYKKVSAIEEKTSLSVEHTTLNLTIAEENAKSVENAKQVFFSLNSDLEELKVRMLQISNNTSIVHKHKDEILQAIEVISSTTEENSASTEEVSANTQEQLGSIEQVAELSRELSQISQKLEEELRQFKLE; the protein is encoded by the coding sequence ATGTCACAGTTAATTCAAAAACGGCCAGTCCGTTCAACCAGCATTGCCAACACATTGGCCATTGTACTGCTAGTCATTATTCTTGTCGTCTTCTCGATTCTGGGTACCTTCTTCTATTCCAGCACCCGAAGCATTCTGGTCAGCCAGCAAGAGTCGATGCTGATGACCAAGACGCAGGGAATTGTCAGCCAGTTCGATGCTTTGTTCAAGGAGAAGGGCGCACTGGTCAAACAAATGTCCACCAACTCGATTTTCCAAAAATATATTGAGAGCACTACACCAGATCAAATCACCACCTCCCCCCACGCCGCAGAAGCACTCGCAACACTGGCGGACATTGTAAAGTCAGAGCCCTCCTTCGCCGATGCCTGGGTTGCCGGGTTATCCGGGAAGGGATATTTCCTCCAAAATGACGGTCTGGCCTCTAACTCAGACTTCGATATCCGCGCCCGCCCCTACTTCAAGCCCGTATCTGAATCCCAGGGTCTCTATTATTCTGAGCCTTACGCCGATGTCATTAGCGGCAAAATGCTGATGGGCATTTTCTATCCGATTCTGAATGACAGCAGCCAAATGATCGGCTTCATTGCCGCAGATATTGCCTTCGATGACATCCCGGAGATCATGCAGAGCTATTCCTTGGGAACTACCGGGTTCTCCGTTCTGGCTACCCGCTCAGGCGATATTCTCTACCATCCGGATAAAGCCAAAGTGTTGAAGGAGAAGATTACAGACAGTCCGGGCGATCTCGGGGCCATCGGCAAAAAAATGATTAACGGCGAATCCGGCGTATCACTCATTGATGATAATGGTGACCCCCGTTATATCGGTTATGCCACCAGCAAGGATACCGGATGGTCTGTAGGCTTAACCATTACCCGGCAGGAGGCGCTTAGCGAGCTGACGTCCTTCACCCGGACGACCATCACCGGTTTTGCTGTGGCCGCTTTGGTCCTGGTGTTCATCTGTTATCTCACACTGCGCTACCTGTTACGCTCCATTCCAAAACTGCTGGCCGCTATCAAACGGATTGCAGACGGAGACCTGACTGTTCAGCTGAGTGACGCCTCCCGCAATGAAATCGGACAGATTGCTCATGGCATCGCGGGCATGGTCCAGAAGATTCAGGGCATGATTCAGGTGATCCATAATACGACTCAGGTGCTGGCCCAGTCTTCCCAGAACCTGCAAGCCATCTCTACCAAAACCGCTATTACCATGAACGAAACGGCTACGGCCATCAATGAAATAGCGAATGCCACCAACTACCAGTCTGCTGAATCCGAGAGCATTCTCCACAAAACCGGTGCATTATCGGATCAAATTGACGAAATCACCAGTGATGCCCAGACTGTAGGAACCATGGTACAGACCTCAGCAGAGCTCAGCAGTTCCGGTCTTGACTTGGTGGAGCAGCTCTCCAAGGCCGCAGAAGACAATCACCGATCTACACAGGCGATGTCATCGCTCATTGAGGATATTGATCTGAGCCGTCATGAGATTTCGGGTATTGTAGGCACAGTGAATCAAATAGCGACGCAGACCAATCTGCTGGCCCTTAATGCTTCCATTGAAGCGGCACGGGCAGGTGAACATGGCAGAGGTTTTGCCGTGGTGGCTGGTGAGGTGCGTAAGCTTGCCGAGCAAACAGCCCGCGCTACCGAGGAAATTTACAAGAAGGTCAGCGCCATTGAAGAAAAAACAAGTCTGTCCGTAGAACACACTACGCTTAACCTTACGATTGCGGAGGAGAATGCCAAATCTGTCGAGAATGCGAAGCAGGTCTTCTTCAGCTTGAACAGCGACCTGGAGGAGCTTAAGGTACGGATGCTGCAGATCAGCAATAACACTTCGATTGTCCACAAGCACAAGGATGAGATTCTGCAGGCGATTGAGGTCATCTCGTCCACCACAGAGGAGAATTCCGCCTCCACTGAAGAGGTTAGCGCCAACACGCAAGAACAGCTAGGCAGTATTGAGCAGGTCGCTGAACTGTCCAGAGAGCTGAGCCAAATCTCGCAGAAGCTGGAGGAAGAGCTGAGGCAGTTCAAGCTGGAATAA
- a CDS encoding ABC transporter substrate-binding protein: protein MRQMRQRMVFCMAIALILVMTACSNNSGQAKVAADAEADFRVVGSEKGEIKIPAHPARVIGLSVVYPEFLQALGVTPVAVQNYQEEFPTYLEEPFKDTLKMGIAQTPNFEMILSANPDLILAPTWWSAKDYDQLSGIAPTVLLPQRDDWRDELKDIAGVLGKTELAEKVIKDLETQEAEAKQKLDDLVGNETVMYMMVMPGSFVLYGDQIDRGKFLHTTLGLEMIPNFPTKDPSLSISLEKLPEYNPDHIFLQLNNEDDAGVKNTYEDLLKSPLWKNMTAVKKNQVYTMAGKDWFNLGMSPMANRYAVDAVLQAFEGNSK from the coding sequence ATGCGACAGATGAGACAAAGAATGGTGTTCTGCATGGCGATAGCATTGATATTGGTAATGACAGCTTGCTCTAATAACAGTGGACAGGCCAAGGTGGCCGCAGACGCCGAAGCAGATTTCCGGGTAGTAGGCAGTGAGAAAGGCGAGATTAAAATCCCCGCCCACCCGGCCAGAGTGATTGGCTTGTCTGTGGTCTACCCGGAATTCCTGCAGGCCCTGGGGGTTACGCCCGTTGCTGTACAGAACTACCAGGAGGAGTTCCCGACTTATCTAGAGGAGCCGTTCAAGGATACGCTGAAGATGGGCATAGCCCAAACCCCGAATTTCGAAATGATTCTCTCTGCCAATCCTGATCTGATCCTCGCCCCTACGTGGTGGTCGGCTAAGGATTATGACCAGTTGTCCGGGATCGCTCCGACGGTTCTGCTGCCGCAGCGGGATGACTGGCGGGATGAGCTGAAGGATATCGCCGGGGTACTCGGCAAAACGGAGCTTGCAGAGAAGGTAATCAAGGATCTGGAGACTCAGGAGGCGGAAGCCAAGCAGAAGCTGGATGATCTGGTGGGTAATGAAACGGTGATGTACATGATGGTGATGCCGGGCAGCTTCGTTCTTTACGGAGATCAGATTGACCGCGGAAAATTCCTTCATACTACGCTTGGGCTGGAGATGATCCCGAATTTCCCAACTAAGGACCCTTCCTTATCCATCTCGCTTGAGAAGCTGCCTGAGTATAATCCCGATCACATTTTCCTCCAGTTGAATAACGAGGACGATGCCGGGGTTAAGAACACCTATGAGGATCTGCTGAAGAGTCCATTATGGAAGAACATGACGGCGGTCAAAAAGAACCAGGTCTACACCATGGCCGGCAAGGATTGGTTCAATCTGGGGATGTCTCCTATGGCTAACCGTTATGCGGTGGATGCAGTGCTTCAAGCCTTTGAAGGCAACTCCAAATAA
- a CDS encoding OsmC family protein yields the protein MTALQTFKASAHLQDGVQVKVASRNFEFIIDEPKSLGGTDTGMNPVEALLASLGACQSIVARVYAPKFGVNLKDFFVDVEGDLDLDGFFNKSEVRPGYSEIRYTFRIKTDSPKEQVEEFVRFLESKCPVGDTLANPVNLKLDSIIIES from the coding sequence ATGACCGCTCTCCAAACCTTTAAAGCATCTGCGCATTTGCAAGACGGAGTCCAGGTGAAAGTAGCATCCCGAAACTTTGAATTTATTATTGACGAGCCCAAAAGCTTGGGCGGAACCGATACCGGAATGAATCCGGTCGAAGCTTTGCTGGCCTCGCTGGGAGCATGTCAGTCTATCGTAGCCAGAGTGTATGCGCCTAAATTCGGCGTGAACCTCAAGGATTTCTTCGTGGATGTAGAAGGCGATCTTGATCTGGATGGCTTTTTCAACAAGTCGGAGGTGCGTCCGGGCTATTCAGAAATTCGGTATACCTTCCGTATTAAAACAGATTCACCCAAAGAACAGGTTGAAGAATTTGTACGATTCCTGGAAAGCAAATGCCCAGTTGGAGATACGCTCGCAAACCCGGTTAATCTCAAGCTGGACAGCATTATCATCGAAAGCTAA
- a CDS encoding ABC transporter substrate-binding protein, translating into MRLGQEDSIRAWNHVPIRIIDIRHMSMRPGEQERYVFPSSVFVFTNQGEAVFLLDGTGGTAGQSQVMHGGKGAILQVASLGQPLDYYLILYKPWSGSAFTEARGDEPGSFQQRYAFPGSDPWVILSLLERMHQLWRSGGELERVQVLGLFYQFVAEQFRQLELAGEQEPETDLAEQIARYIGEFYHKPLSMSAMARLFHYSTHHLVRVFKRKYQCSPMEYVSRTRMQHAKSLLARTDAPIRDVAERVGYTDFYYFSRLFKKVYGETPAQFKMHAPLLEGSNPTKEMPESFIARRREARYIDIDDNHYQYRRRSVNDLKASLKPMFVMSLLISLSVMVAGCGGGNTKTADDKTTKLFTDGFGREVEIPAEPSQVVALTYGGYMLPLGLKPAGVNQETLEQYKEEMADVENVGSETGNVEAISALMPDLIIIPDYLGQDVIETYEKIAPTVAVAWGGDPDVVNTLRTMGEIMGKQEEAEKWIASFDKKLQGIRDSINVKLDEGTTAISFIIHNGEVLLGGEGGTLGKLIYQDFGFTMPEQFKAYADGGTALSMERLVDKPADYFFTQMTDEELDAMYELFKEPVYQSIPAVKNNRIINVSRANWNNGPYTVDRGVDALIEQVSKLQE; encoded by the coding sequence GTGAGACTTGGACAGGAAGACAGCATTCGGGCATGGAACCATGTACCAATTAGAATTATAGATATCCGTCATATGAGCATGAGGCCGGGAGAGCAGGAGCGGTACGTTTTTCCGTCAAGTGTGTTTGTATTCACTAATCAGGGGGAGGCTGTCTTCCTGCTCGACGGGACCGGAGGTACTGCAGGACAATCACAGGTTATGCATGGCGGCAAAGGCGCCATTCTTCAAGTCGCCAGTCTGGGTCAACCGTTAGATTATTACCTCATTCTATACAAACCTTGGTCAGGCAGTGCCTTCACAGAAGCGCGCGGGGACGAGCCGGGTTCTTTTCAGCAGAGATACGCCTTCCCCGGGAGTGACCCATGGGTGATTCTGTCCCTGCTGGAGCGTATGCATCAGCTATGGAGGAGCGGAGGGGAGCTGGAACGAGTGCAGGTGCTGGGACTGTTCTACCAGTTTGTAGCCGAGCAATTCCGTCAGCTTGAGCTGGCGGGCGAGCAGGAGCCGGAGACAGATCTGGCAGAGCAGATCGCCCGTTATATCGGGGAATTCTATCATAAGCCTCTGTCCATGAGCGCTATGGCTAGGTTGTTTCATTACAGCACGCATCACTTAGTGAGGGTATTCAAGCGCAAATATCAGTGCAGTCCGATGGAGTACGTGAGCCGTACGCGGATGCAGCACGCCAAAAGCCTGCTGGCCAGGACGGATGCACCGATCCGCGATGTGGCTGAACGTGTGGGGTATACGGATTTTTATTATTTTAGCAGACTGTTCAAAAAGGTATATGGAGAGACCCCCGCACAGTTCAAAATGCACGCTCCGCTTCTGGAAGGTTCAAATCCTACCAAAGAAATGCCGGAATCGTTCATTGCTCGCCGGAGGGAAGCACGTTATATTGATATCGATGATAATCATTATCAATACAGAAGACGGAGTGTGAATGATTTGAAAGCTAGCCTTAAGCCCATGTTTGTGATGTCCCTCTTGATCAGCTTGTCTGTGATGGTTGCTGGCTGCGGAGGCGGAAATACGAAGACTGCTGATGACAAAACCACCAAGTTGTTCACCGACGGCTTCGGCAGAGAGGTGGAGATTCCGGCAGAGCCAAGTCAGGTTGTTGCCCTCACTTACGGCGGGTATATGCTTCCGCTTGGCCTGAAGCCGGCAGGTGTTAACCAGGAGACACTGGAACAATATAAGGAAGAGATGGCGGATGTGGAGAATGTCGGCTCAGAAACAGGCAACGTGGAAGCCATCTCCGCATTGATGCCTGATCTGATTATTATCCCGGATTATTTGGGCCAAGATGTCATTGAGACCTATGAGAAGATTGCTCCGACCGTAGCAGTAGCCTGGGGCGGTGACCCGGATGTGGTGAACACCTTACGGACCATGGGCGAGATTATGGGCAAGCAGGAGGAGGCAGAGAAATGGATTGCATCGTTCGATAAGAAGCTGCAAGGTATCCGGGACAGCATCAACGTGAAGCTTGATGAAGGCACGACTGCCATCTCCTTCATTATTCATAACGGGGAGGTGCTGCTTGGAGGCGAGGGTGGCACCCTGGGCAAGCTGATCTATCAGGATTTCGGCTTCACCATGCCGGAGCAATTCAAGGCGTATGCTGACGGGGGAACGGCGCTGTCGATGGAGAGACTGGTGGACAAGCCGGCGGATTACTTTTTCACACAGATGACGGATGAAGAGCTGGACGCGATGTATGAGCTGTTCAAGGAGCCGGTCTACCAGAGCATCCCAGCGGTGAAGAACAACCGGATTATCAATGTCTCGCGCGCCAACTGGAACAACGGGCCTTACACGGTGGACCGGGGAGTGGATGCACTGATTGAGCAGGTGTCGAAGCTGCAGGAGTAG
- a CDS encoding response regulator, with the protein MLIVDDEVFVRKGLIRILSECSPQFEICGEAENGEQALTLIEQLNPELVIADIRMPVLDGLGLIKKVKTELVQEPIFIILSGYADFSYAQQAFRYNVSDYILKPVDEQELTVALGKIAHMLNKKQLLSITREKPLVETVIESLLQTEPDDQVMGRIAYALELPLTSSYTYLIVEMQDQLPAGEVDYLPALKDSLLRYFRQEAQTLLLHVRTNNQYGVIVPGHWVDDPNPSPWGGYRTMLDALERELGTSIALFVGRTVSHLKQIADSGTSAEKCLQYRFAAGFEGIYMADELLELPLYYFDIDEGLHSKLIYEVEANDNKGYSSTVDAIFTLFQERHFAPGAVTNTIRRSMIAIINIIRQLEGDENTLQWMNELLNWPLKYRNLNQLKQIFQQFIAEAAEYIAEKRGGKSEGNIEKIKKYIDGHYRENIYLKGIAADFDMNPVYLGQLFRKTYGVYFNEYLLTLRIEEAKRLLRQTKKRMYEIAELVGFQNADYFATQFEKLENMTPTDYRNMMIGQ; encoded by the coding sequence GTGCTGATTGTAGATGATGAAGTTTTTGTGCGGAAGGGCTTGATCCGGATTCTGAGTGAATGCTCGCCGCAATTCGAAATTTGCGGTGAAGCCGAGAACGGGGAGCAAGCGCTTACCCTGATTGAACAATTGAACCCGGAGCTGGTGATTGCCGATATCCGTATGCCTGTGCTGGACGGGCTGGGACTGATCAAGAAAGTGAAGACGGAGCTTGTGCAGGAGCCGATTTTTATTATTTTGAGCGGATATGCCGACTTCTCCTATGCCCAGCAAGCCTTCCGGTACAATGTGTCCGATTATATCCTCAAGCCGGTTGACGAACAGGAGCTTACGGTTGCGCTAGGCAAAATCGCCCATATGTTGAACAAGAAGCAGCTCCTCTCTATCACCCGTGAAAAGCCTCTGGTTGAGACGGTCATCGAAAGCCTGCTGCAGACAGAACCTGATGATCAGGTCATGGGGCGGATCGCCTACGCGCTGGAGCTTCCTCTCACCTCTTCCTATACGTATCTCATCGTAGAAATGCAGGATCAGCTCCCCGCCGGAGAAGTCGATTACCTGCCTGCACTGAAGGACTCGCTGCTGCGATATTTCCGCCAAGAGGCTCAGACTCTGCTCCTTCATGTACGCACTAACAATCAATACGGGGTGATCGTGCCCGGCCATTGGGTCGATGATCCTAATCCATCCCCGTGGGGAGGCTACCGCACAATGCTGGATGCACTGGAGCGGGAGCTTGGAACAAGCATCGCTTTGTTCGTTGGCCGGACGGTAAGCCATCTCAAGCAGATTGCAGACTCCGGGACCAGTGCCGAGAAATGCCTCCAGTACCGTTTTGCCGCAGGCTTCGAAGGCATTTATATGGCGGACGAGCTGCTGGAGCTGCCCTTATACTATTTCGACATCGATGAAGGATTGCACAGCAAGCTGATTTACGAGGTCGAAGCCAATGACAACAAGGGTTACAGCTCAACTGTGGACGCTATCTTCACCCTGTTCCAAGAGCGCCACTTCGCCCCCGGAGCGGTGACGAACACGATCCGGCGCAGCATGATTGCCATCATTAATATTATCCGGCAGCTCGAAGGTGACGAGAATACGCTGCAATGGATGAATGAGCTGCTCAACTGGCCGCTGAAGTACCGAAATCTGAATCAGCTGAAGCAGATATTCCAGCAGTTTATCGCCGAAGCCGCAGAATATATCGCAGAGAAGCGCGGCGGCAAGAGCGAGGGCAATATTGAAAAAATCAAAAAATACATCGACGGGCATTACCGTGAAAATATCTACCTCAAGGGTATTGCCGCCGATTTCGATATGAACCCTGTCTATCTTGGACAGTTATTCCGCAAAACCTACGGAGTGTATTTCAATGAATACCTGCTGACCCTGCGGATTGAGGAGGCCAAACGCCTGCTGCGGCAAACCAAGAAGCGGATGTACGAAATCGCGGAGCTGGTCGGCTTCCAGAATGCGGATTATTTTGCCACCCAGTTTGAAAAGCTTGAGAATATGACGCCAACCGATTATCGCAATATGATGATTGGGCAGTAA
- a CDS encoding SUMF1/EgtB/PvdO family nonheme iron enzyme, with amino-acid sequence MEAWNRAAWGQLTVDEKMHAMQEVLKQLPAGFKWLRLDRFERYGQSLETGVFMYEGSEYVFVPGDSVTLGRSEVHMYAKMSPLREAVIGPLLVQRSPQSAGWYECPLVRLDPEEDEDVLEAIEEFRQGPHTSYEYSQSFRLERDGEQIVVFLFDDSESFEEWCESELPEGFTLPTEDEWEYLYGAGTRTLFPWGDEIDESMQLRHVPGSSKANAEDPYPLELPNAFGLCFPGDPYKKELVLTPEGITGKGGDGGCNLHGGQGVALGYLPTATAFRDPYESELEWEDLLDCLVYRRIVRL; translated from the coding sequence ATGGAAGCATGGAACCGTGCCGCATGGGGGCAATTAACGGTTGATGAGAAAATGCACGCGATGCAGGAAGTACTTAAGCAGTTACCCGCTGGCTTCAAGTGGCTGCGGCTCGATAGGTTCGAACGTTACGGCCAGTCTCTGGAAACAGGGGTATTCATGTACGAGGGCAGTGAATATGTGTTCGTGCCGGGCGACTCGGTGACCCTGGGCCGTTCAGAAGTACATATGTATGCGAAGATGTCCCCCCTCCGTGAAGCTGTAATCGGGCCGTTGCTTGTTCAGCGCTCGCCGCAATCCGCAGGCTGGTATGAATGTCCGCTGGTCCGGCTCGACCCGGAAGAGGATGAAGATGTGCTCGAAGCCATCGAGGAGTTCCGTCAGGGGCCGCACACCAGCTATGAGTACTCGCAGTCTTTCCGGCTGGAGCGGGACGGGGAACAGATCGTAGTGTTCCTGTTCGACGACAGCGAATCGTTCGAAGAATGGTGCGAGTCGGAGCTGCCGGAGGGCTTCACCTTGCCGACTGAGGATGAATGGGAGTATCTGTACGGCGCAGGCACCCGGACGCTGTTCCCGTGGGGCGACGAGATAGACGAATCCATGCAGCTCAGGCATGTGCCCGGTTCAAGTAAGGCTAATGCTGAAGACCCGTATCCGCTGGAGCTGCCGAATGCGTTCGGGCTATGTTTTCCCGGTGATCCTTACAAGAAGGAGCTGGTCCTCACACCGGAAGGCATCACCGGCAAAGGCGGCGACGGCGGCTGCAATCTGCACGGCGGGCAAGGCGTTGCTCTAGGGTATCTTCCAACTGCGACCGCTTTCCGCGATCCTTATGAGAGCGAGCTGGAATGGGAGGATCTGCTGGATTGCCTGGTGTACCGGCGGATTGTAAGACTGTAG
- a CDS encoding helix-turn-helix domain-containing protein, protein MNDKDSLPPSKAFGELDQMWFRLRSIMHGRNPGGEWPLRLQFLKSYLLLIPIAGQGSITVDGKYCELRAGSAFVCQPGQLIEASMENTGEQSVYILRFDVYSQHSIPEEQQPTRPAELHLPVPLEGNIAIQSTITYSKLCESITGYMGSQNPLQRLLAQSRFYELLHSLLSSAGQMQPSDTDTAMERAKLYIEQHYREELSIGLLAAEAGTSVRHFIRLFKQTYGLSAIEYLTEYRIRQARSLMLPQTNYELKDIAAYVGYKDVPYFRRKFKQITGVAPATFMRNAKLKIAVCHGSLIGSLLTLNIIPCAAPADHPWAEYYRRKYETDAALPLAKQESLRLAQLSVLRPDYILGLETSVRRWMLPQLQAIAPTFLVSPLQTDWRSQLHFIGECVGRAPEAAAWLNNYERKAKSIRVKLGQGPAMGKLLLVRISAQSITVLSTRSLAEVFYDDLHFIPASVVDRELSNQTITPEELWSSDADKLLFIVDQDAASQAVWSALRDRESLLPPDPAGLSRIGHLPPYPWTEYNSFTQELALDSVLTLWRNRI, encoded by the coding sequence ATGAACGATAAGGATAGCCTCCCGCCTTCGAAAGCCTTTGGAGAGCTAGATCAGATGTGGTTCAGGCTTCGGAGTATTATGCATGGCCGTAATCCAGGGGGAGAGTGGCCGCTGCGGCTGCAATTTCTGAAATCGTATCTGCTGCTGATTCCCATTGCGGGGCAAGGCTCCATCACGGTGGACGGCAAATACTGCGAGCTGAGGGCGGGAAGTGCGTTCGTCTGTCAGCCGGGGCAATTAATCGAGGCCTCAATGGAGAACACAGGCGAACAAAGTGTATACATCCTACGGTTCGATGTGTATAGCCAGCATAGTATACCGGAAGAACAGCAACCTACCCGCCCGGCTGAGCTTCATCTCCCCGTCCCCCTGGAAGGAAACATAGCCATTCAGTCAACGATTACATACAGCAAACTTTGTGAGTCCATCACCGGTTACATGGGAAGCCAGAACCCCTTGCAGCGTCTGCTTGCCCAGAGCCGGTTCTATGAGCTGCTGCACAGTCTGCTGAGCAGTGCCGGACAGATGCAGCCAAGCGATACCGACACTGCCATGGAGCGGGCTAAGCTCTATATAGAGCAGCATTACCGTGAAGAGCTGTCCATCGGTCTGCTTGCTGCTGAAGCAGGCACCAGCGTCAGGCATTTCATCCGGCTGTTCAAGCAGACCTATGGTCTCAGCGCGATCGAGTACCTGACCGAATACCGGATCAGACAAGCACGGAGCCTGATGCTGCCGCAGACGAATTATGAGCTGAAGGATATTGCGGCTTATGTGGGTTACAAGGATGTCCCTTACTTCCGGCGCAAATTCAAGCAGATTACCGGGGTCGCGCCGGCCACCTTCATGCGCAATGCCAAGCTCAAAATCGCAGTTTGTCACGGCAGCCTCATCGGGTCGCTGCTTACCCTGAATATTATTCCCTGCGCAGCTCCTGCGGACCATCCCTGGGCTGAATATTACCGGCGAAAATATGAGACGGATGCGGCGCTGCCGCTTGCCAAGCAGGAGTCTCTCCGGCTAGCGCAGCTTAGCGTTCTCCGTCCTGATTACATTCTCGGGCTGGAGACTTCGGTAAGACGGTGGATGCTCCCGCAGCTCCAGGCAATTGCTCCCACGTTCCTCGTGTCTCCCCTCCAGACGGATTGGCGCTCGCAATTACACTTCATTGGAGAATGCGTAGGCAGGGCGCCGGAAGCAGCAGCATGGCTGAATAACTATGAGCGTAAGGCCAAGAGCATCCGGGTAAAATTGGGCCAAGGACCCGCTATGGGCAAGCTGCTCCTTGTCCGCATATCCGCTCAATCCATCACCGTGCTGTCTACCCGAAGCTTAGCTGAGGTGTTCTATGATGATCTGCATTTTATCCCGGCGTCCGTTGTGGACCGTGAGCTAAGTAATCAGACCATAACCCCTGAGGAGCTATGGTCGTCAGATGCGGACAAGCTGCTGTTCATTGTGGATCAGGATGCTGCTTCTCAGGCCGTCTGGTCTGCACTCCGGGACAGAGAGTCCTTGCTGCCCCCTGATCCCGCAGGGTTATCACGTATTGGACACCTCCCTCCCTACCCTTGGACAGAGTATAACTCGTTCACCCAAGAGCTGGCTCTTGACTCCGTGCTGACACTCTGGCGTAATCGGATATGA